The Actinomadura graeca nucleotide sequence CAGGGAGCGCGGTGCGGCGGGCGGAGAGGAGGGAGACCCGATGGCGATCTGCGAGGTCTGCGGTAACGACTACGCGCTGTCCTTCGAGGTGCACGCCCAGGGCGGCGTGCACACGTTCGACTCGTTCGAGTGCGCGATCACCCGGATGGCGCCCATCTGCGAGCACTGCGAGTGCCGTGTCCTCGGGCACGGTGTCGAGGTGGACCGGCACTGGTACTGCTCGGCCCACTGCGCCCGCGCGGCCGACCCCGAGCGCGCCCGGCACATCAACGACGCCGCGCCCGTGTGAGCCGGGCGCGGCGGGCGGGGTCTTCAGGGGACGGCGCCGAAGGGCTGCTCGCGGCCGTTCTCCAGGTAGACGGCGCGCCGCTCGGCCATGGCCCGCAGGCTGTGGGGCATCCGGCGGGCGATGTGCGGCGGCGCCAGCTCGGAGATCTTCTCCGGCGTCACCAGGACGTGGTCGGAGAGCTCCTCGGGCGGCAGCCGGATCGCCCCGGCCTCGGCGGCGGTGATGGTACCGCCGAAGACGAAGACGTTGACGGAGTCGACGCCGTTCTGCGGGGAGCACCAGTCGACGCAGACGAGGCCGTCCAGGCGGGGGACGAGGCCGAGCTCCTCCTCGCACTCGCGGACGCAGGCGGCGAGGGGCGACTCGTCGGCCTCGATGACCCCGCCGGGCAGGAACCAGCCCTCCTTGTAGGTGGGCTTGACCAGGAGGACCTGTCCCAGGTCGTCTAGGAGCAGGGCCGCCGCGGCGCCGCGGGTACGCGGCAGGGAGGCGTAGTACGCAAGGTCAGGCATGTACCGAGGGTAGGCGTGACGGGCACCCTCCGGATCGGCCGCCGAGGACGCGGGACCGCATCCGTCCGCGGGATCGGCGCGGTGCCGCGAATCCGTTCGGTAACCGCCCGAACGATGACGAAAGGGCCATGACTGGGGGCGACAACGCTTGACACGAGATCGTCAAGGGGTGGGACGGGCCCGTGCGCTGACGGGTGGCGGGCCGCTGACCAGGGCGAACGTCGCCGGGCGAAGATCGGGCTCAGAGGTGAGGGTCCCTTAACACGGTGGTGACAAAGGCGGCGCGTTCGCGAAACGGCCCGCGGTCACCGTCCGGCGTGCGATCCCCGGTCCGCGGGACGGCCGGGCGGCCGGGCGGTGAAGCGCGGGTCGTGGTGGGCCAGCACCCGCAGCATCAGGTGCGTGAACTGTTCGAGCTCTTCTGGTGCGAGGGGGCCGAACAGCAAGGCGTCGAGATGGTCGCGGCGCTCGCGGGCCGCGCTGAGGAACAGCCGTCCCGCCTCGGTGACGCCGAGGGCGTAGCGGCGCCGGTCCTCGGCGTCGCGGCGCCGCTCCACGTAGCCGGCCTCCTCCAGCGTGTCCACCAGGCCGACGATGTCGCCGGCGTCCATCCGCAGGTGCTCGCTCACCTCGCGCTGCGACAGCGGCCCCAGGCGCGCCACGCAGCCCAGGACCATCAGGTGGGGGAGGCGCACGCGCTCTCCGGGGAAGATCCGCGCCGAGGTCCGCCGGGCGAGCCTCAGGAGCTCGAACAGCAGGTAGGACGGTGAGTCGCGCAGCGGGTCCGGCTTCTCCTGCACGGCCCCTCCCTTGGCATCGCTAATTTCTCTTGACCTGAGAGATAGGGGAATCCTACCGTTGGATGGTCCAAAAGCCGAGCACGCGGGAGGCTTCATGCCGGGCGCGGGGCCGGCCGTCGAGGTCGACGGCCTGATCAAGAGATTCGGCGACGTGGAGGCGGTGCGGGGGATCGGGTTCGCGGTGCGGCCAGGGGAGACCTTCGGCTTCCTCGGCCCGAACGGCGCGGGGAAGTCCACCACGATCAACATGCT carries:
- a CDS encoding MarR family winged helix-turn-helix transcriptional regulator — its product is MQEKPDPLRDSPSYLLFELLRLARRTSARIFPGERVRLPHLMVLGCVARLGPLSQREVSEHLRMDAGDIVGLVDTLEEAGYVERRRDAEDRRRYALGVTEAGRLFLSAARERRDHLDALLFGPLAPEELEQFTHLMLRVLAHHDPRFTARPPGRPADRGSHAGR
- a CDS encoding NUDIX domain-containing protein, yielding MPDLAYYASLPRTRGAAAALLLDDLGQVLLVKPTYKEGWFLPGGVIEADESPLAACVRECEEELGLVPRLDGLVCVDWCSPQNGVDSVNVFVFGGTITAAEAGAIRLPPEELSDHVLVTPEKISELAPPHIARRMPHSLRAMAERRAVYLENGREQPFGAVP